The Astyanax mexicanus isolate ESR-SI-001 chromosome 4, AstMex3_surface, whole genome shotgun sequence genome segment tgattatagtgaggaaaagttcaggcaagaagaggaatttcacaagtaacatttattagcttactgttttaacagaaaacttgctatttcactgtaataacaaacacaaatattagcaaattacaacatctttagccccgctgtttttaagaaatcccagttaaaccattactgtggaatccagctgctcttttgctgatactttaataatgatgataataataacaaaaacatgaatttgataataataataataagaagaatcacactttgagcaacttgacaaaaatacacaaacatttgtgtaagaggttaaaaagactacaaaaataattgaaaaagaactacataaaataatatgaattcttacaaattgttataattgtgttaacctttagtaaaaaaaagagactcttatgttttacactcctgttggaggttggttgatgtgttgtaacagtaaaaaggtacggtggccgagaaagcccaacgcagtgcaaattgaaaagcgctgcaaaagcacaaaacacatccatcaaaattacaacacaggcgcagcaaatagaaaaacgcgctgcaaatagaaaaacgcgctgcaaatagaaaaacgcgctgcaaatagaaccacaacacaacggaattttcccgggggaccttaaaagatactgtaccagctaagctgcgtcttcagtaacgtctcggacttcactatgtgtacaaaggacaataagtggcaaacaaggcgttttgtgaagcagaacttttaataaacataacttacttttcagaagcttgtttgccacttattgtcctttgtatacagctggtacagcatcttttaaggtcccccgggaaaattccgttgtgttgtgactcacttccgttgtgttgtggttctatttgcagcgcgtttttctatttgcagcgcgtttttctagttgctgcgcctgtgttgtaattttgatggatgtgttttgtgcttttgcagcgcttttcaatttgcactgcgctgggctttctcggccaccgtaaaaaggtcattattttgctgtgattttattttgaactacaattccctgcaccaacaagacaactgcatcggatcaacatttccaaaaaacacatcttgaactcaggagcgcatatcactgttagcctgaagccagtgtggtggaaaataatgaactgttatcaggagttgttaaaaaaaaaatcaggtttgtgaagcattgatttggattaatgtatttggttaatgtgtggaaacttttataaattggtttaaaggaaaaacctttggacatcatctgtcatgatgaagaacaaatcaagcatcggcaatgtgatttgaaccaatgtgtgtcgttttttcggcacacgcctcaaagcttcagattaaagggtaacatcactcacttagaatgacttagaatctctttagttaattgacctgcttttattttaatattcaatggcatttttctttgtgttttccagaaattaaaatattttcctgaaattcatcaccaacaaccaggatatttaactaagagcaaagttaaactgctgaaagaggtgaagcagaagccttcctgaagtatctccagaacacgcagaaattgtttgctacatttaaaagacaaatgaagccaagtctcgacatggagaaacatcagcactctgtcaagagttttaccaaacagagtgatctcaaaaaacaccagcgcattcacacaggagagaaactgtatcactgctccgattgtgggaagagttttactgaacagagtgctctcaaaaaacaccagcgcattcacacaggagagaaaccgtatcactgctcagactgtgggaagagttttactcaacagagtactctcaaaaaacaccagcgcattcacacaggagagaaaccgtattactgctcagactgtgggaagagttttaatcgacagagtcatctccaacaacaccagcgcattcacacaggagagaaaccgtatcactgctcagactgtgggaagagttttaatcaacagagtaatctcaaaagtcaccagcgcattcacacaggagagaaaccatatcactgctcagactgtgggaagatttttactacccagagtgatctcaaacaacatcagcgcattcacacaggagagaaaccatatcactgctcagactgtaggaagagttttattacacagagtaaacttaaaatacatcagcgcattcacacaggagagaaaccttattactgctcagactgtgggaagagctttaatcgactggagactgtcaaacggcatcagcgcattcacacaggagagaaaccgcatcactgctcggactgtgggaacagttttactgaacagagtgctctcaaaatacaccagcgcattcacacaggagagaaaccgcatcactgctcggactgtgggaagagttttactgaacagagtgctctcaaaaaacaccagcgcattcacacaggagagaaaccgtatcactgctcagactgtgggaagagttttaatcaacagagtaatctcaaaatacaccagcgcattcacacaggagagaaaccgtatcactgctcagactgtgggaagagttttactaaacagagtaatctcaaaagtcaccagcgcattcacacaggagagaaaccgtatcactgctcagactgtgggaagagttttaatcaacagagtcatctcaaaaaacaccagcgcattcacacaggagagaaaaatgtcccaaatttgtcccatggcaattaaaagctcaaatcataaattccaccagaaacaaatatgaactgtatttaacaatgggttttacaggttcagcaaaactattcttatccagggatgatgtgtatagaattccatgttatgtttgtatgtcttgtaagtttgaatattccaggacattctttgtgagacagagctcagtttttaggttagttactgttgcgcagtaaggttacaggctcattcactccctctgctggtgttcttgtttgtctatggttcagtccaattaaaaatctgttactatagagggatatagagggatatttggttgtgttgtattactcaagttttatactctcttatcttttccttattgaatattaaatgttgcttatggtttttttaatctccaaagttactaagaatatccaaataatgtagtttcttaattgtttttatccagtacaaactattatcgctgctactgtgttgccagttgccagtgttgtatcttaaaaagtccacactaaactgtgagaggtttaagcttgacgagaaatatcgtcacgtcttaatctcgtgagatctcgtgccacgatacaggatttgctattttactgaccaaatgtataaacaaagcatttcctgttttactgtctattgttattgttagctagcctagctaaatgtacaaatgtagcaattgttgttttaatgactattattattgtttgctagctagctaaatgttcaaatatgcagtttgctgatttactgaacattattattggtagctagcctagctaaatgtataaatgtagcatttgccgttttactgacttttattattggtagctagcctaactaaatgtccaaacaacagtgtttgctgttttactgaccattattattggtagctagcctaattaaatgtccaaacaacagtgtttgctgttttactgaccattattattggtagttagcctagctaaatgtacaaacaaagcagtttaacagtgttttacggccggtatttatttattttttatttcttgcatattttttttcttaaatgtaatttgtattctctttcaagcattcattcggtatctcagtatgggatacgccactctcgcatattcctcatgtaaccccggctaatatatatatatatatatatctatatctatatctatatctatatatatatatatatatatatatatatatatatatatatatatatatagcacctttagattttacaactgtgagataaaacagataatacaaataaaactgatataaactacaaagtgaaatatacaagttagtggaaaattaacactacatatacatataatacagaataagatacagaaataatttttaactatacatgcagaaaaaatatgtaataaagtaaaaaataaagtaaagtaatgcttaatcttcctttgttaattttgatttatgtggtaactaatatgcggaaggaagaaaagcttgcgcatttactaacaattccctactttaccacatgatgccactaattcccgctctctccgcacacttttgaaggcatacgcatgccttaaaccttgcttaaatgtacgctcgttttcacaccaagtatttctttataaatcacaattcttgcgtgagatgttgcttacgcacatttctgccctctttttatgcgtacgcactctttataaatgaggcccctgctctttatgaggctttgattcagcagtagattctctcctgtcagattcctgtcaacattagcctgttagcagctaacagagttagcagtgaattagctctctttctcttatactgtttaataaactgagaaaagcacgaataatttatgggtaaatttatgagattaaactaattcaggtttaattagtataattaaaggctgatttttggtaagttaggaaaaagctgaattagctagcttcctagtgttggctaagctagctactgaatgtacccaaagtttctgaggagaaagagcatttattttctgttttctgtgacctagaaaggtttttaaacggtttggaggaactaattgccaccattctaacaattctacaaattactatctgttttaagctaatttgcctcagtaagagtaaattatcctcaaattttacctcagtttatttaattgttagcgtttactagctaacagatttaatgtttatttacacaggtcttaaacttaaatttagttgtttttttaaaacattactcacaccttcTCTAGCCTGGTTTCCATCCAAACCTTTCGAAAAAAGAATGCGCAATTTCCAAATTTCGGCAGAAAAAAAGCGAATTAAGCCgtgtttccattcactacagttatGCGAATAAACTTTAGATAACGTGGGAGAGGACGCCAAACAAGCTGATCACATGGTACAGAATCACATGACTTGAAGCCTGATACGTCATTTTTTATGCGAAAAACCCTTTTCCATCCAGTTTTTCCGAATTTTGGCGATgcgatattctaacttttccaccccctcctagcgtaaaaatcattttgcgatatttggggcttttttcgaatttttgactttttccatccagcttttttcatgcgcattttcaaaatgcgcaaaaacttggtggatggaaaaccctctactgtttcttataattcatatattcttttctctacagtgtacaaatcagtgagtcttggtgaatgtttctgttcttattatggtaaatagggcctgcagagatttaatagaagaatctgttctttagaacataatgttttatatcattattagaagcacaaacacacctgagattatttatatttatttatattttacaattactgttacaaagagccaagagttggcccaaagacttcaggagctaaatagctcctccactgagtcccacccacagtgcctgcaaccctcatgcttccgcttgtttagccaatcagagcgatgctgagactgaggggcctcagttgggggcttgcataccacagatagagagtggagatagtggacggtgtgcagcttagtaaagttgtgggattaccgaggacatttaattcttgtgtgcattcagatacctgtaagtacctacactgctgtttattcataaagtgtagataactGTTACTTTCCTAGTTGTAGGTGTACTTTCAAGGAGttacatgctatgctaactgatcagctctttgtatagctctgtatagcttctagctgtttctgatctgcctattattattaccagataacacctcatagaagtgtgtatctttgtttaggtGTTAGTGTTGTAAATTGTAGTCAGTTATGTGTTTCAAGTAGTAAGTATCCCTTTTATATCTGGATAAATCGGATATAATCGGATTGCATTGATCTATTCTGTATATACCACAactcctctgctgcagtaaatactgttttcagagtacatcatctccagcattttaatcagatgcaccacagtggcttctacatggtttaataccagctagctcttcttaacaattacaatacgattttaaaattgtcctgttgaaaatatttatcattggttcgtttattgtatctatcagaagcagactgtatctgcccaatatcatttattttactccaatattcaatacacagagtgcCTTATTAATATAATAgcatgttgaatcagatttttcacagtaatatatgtatacagaaataaagggtcaggtggacgggtgcttgtgttacagagtgaacagggtggatttaacacaaaactgcttcacaagactcagtgctagatagtgtaaatgaagcatcaggctggaggattaacacaacagacgaggctgaagttggcgtcttattcgccagtgtcttattcggattttccggtccaccttaaaaagtcgaagtaccaattattcgccagtagagagcagggttgagccgagcaaaacgagtttggcatttagggcatattacactgagaatacattgcctgttctgggtatttccagttgcccgaactccagattatcaaatagtctgttgaatttgacaccacattatgaaaatataactagtatactgtgaatagcctaaagaacttaacatttaatgtacagtttttttttattatgagcctctgaacttggcatttgagaagattaaaggagaataaattgcctgttctgcatatttccagatgccctaaatccacatattcaaatagtctgttaaatttgacacaaattatgaaaatttacatattaaactgtgaaaatctttaataactacaaagattactgtacagtttattattatgaccctctgaacttggcatttcagaatatgtcagtagaataaattgcctgttctgcatatttccagttaccctaattccagattgtcaaatagtctgttgaaatcaacaccacattatgaaaatatatctATTAAACTGCgaatagcctaaataacaaaacatattactgtacagttttttttattatgaccctctgaacttggcatttgagaagattaaagaagaataaattgcctgttctgcatatttcaacTCCAGATTAACAAATAGtttgttgaatcagacaccacattatgaaaatatacctattagaatGTGAGGAGCCTAAAtaactagaaatattactgtacagttttttttataatgagcctctgaacttggcatttgagaagatgtcaggagaataaattgcctgttctgcatatttccagatgccctaaatccagattctcaaatagtctgttgaatcagacaccacattatgaaaatatacctattagactgtgattagcctaaagagctaaaaatattactgtacagttttttttattatgaccctgtgaacacggcatttgagaagattaaagaagaataaattgcctgttctgcatatttcaacTCCAGATTAACAAATAGTTTGTTGAATTCGACaccaaattatgaaaatagaactagtatactgtgaatagcctaaagaacaATGTAtgttactgtaccattttttattatgacTCTCGGAACTAGGCATTTAATACAACTTTGAAGTAAAACACATTTCCCGTTCTACATATTTCTAGTTGCTCTTACTCCACATTATCAGTCTGTTGAAATGTATGCTTATTTCCCACCTCTTTATAACAATATGTCATGCAAGTGTGTGCCTTATTTAAATTCATGCCTATTACAAAACTGCTAGTATTGTATGACCATCTGAATATAAAAAATCCGTTTTAATTACACTTTATTGAATCAATGTATGACGTATAAAGTTTTGATAACTTCAAAATGGAGTATAAACTGCATTATTAGTTTATCACTGAAATATTTCATTCAGACACATAACTGTGAAACAATCTACACAGCACAAAGTACTCTGCAAAGCATGTACAGTtataaaaaggtaatttatttaaaataatattttttacacacagaTATATTATGCCGGCCTTAGTCACAACGCAAAGGCTGAGGTTCCTTTCTCAAAGATGTTTAATGCAGAAAGAGTACAACACCAACGTCAATACCGTAGaactaaaagtaaaagagtgCATAACATGGAGTACATCAGTTTcatataaaatcaaatcaaatttatttgtatagcgctttttccaGCTgatgttggcacaaagcagctttacagaaacatgattacaggacaaagaattaggcaacatattaaacatagaaaatacacagtacagaacccccagtgagcacggaggcaaggaaaaacttcctcagagctgcaggaggaagaagaaacctcgggaggaccaagactcacatataaggggggaccatcctaccactggtcaaacagcttttaaactaataaaaaaaaacgtattgtaTACATCCatacaggttttatatattcaggagtatagcagcgccactaatggaagcagttagagttcatggaatcttggatgtaatctgtagtggagagtaagatggataatgagcagctgatctgtagtgggtgatggagaagagatgacttcagaaacttcaatCTGTCTGGGgaacaggggacatgagagcctgagggtccaacatccatcggtatcgggtcagagaggtgggcagtcagtaactcggaagaaagcagagagatggaattagttttaactggatttatataaaacagagaatataaaatattatcagagtgtggcaaactaTTGACTCTGGCAGATCAGaatataactggaagacatatcatttatcctcacaaactgataacgatcggttaagtatgatttaaaccatgataaggtCAGGTTACTttacaggtaagagcaaagttgttgggccacagctttttcaaaaattttagaaATCAATGTAGCTCGTGGATGTATGTATATTATGACTAATATGTAATTTaagtgaaataaggtaatgatctgaaattgcagaggtttgagaacgaatattcagtTCATCTACCTCTTttacctcctctaccggacaatctcggattgtgtatataattatagcctgcaggggtggcttcatttaattcttcatattcatattcatattcatcaatccaggtttctgtcaggcaCAGAACATCGAAGTTCTGATCAgtgatcatttcattcactataactgcttttgaatttagagatctgatattaagtaaaccaatctttaggtttgaagtgttagtgctacagtctggataagattttttaatataggttaagttatttagattaactgagtttttcaacgtttttgtttgactcgggggacagacacagtctgaatataCTGGTtcctaggtaacgtctctttgcagctcacagactgttggttaagcctctctgtctgcggcctggtcccggctctggattgtcagcagcttctaacactACTCTGCCAACTAGCTAAAAGATTAtttgctatgctgcatgaaagtaaggcagcaccctcccgcctggggtggacaccatccctacctaaaagaccaggcttgccttcaaactgtagccagttatctataaagctcacattattttctgcacaccacttggacatccagcggttcagtgaagaaagcctgctgtaagcttcatcaccacgcctcattgggatggggccagagcagattacctcctcggacagcgtctcgGACACCTCACTACTACAACCCAGAATCCAAAATCCATTGGAGCGGATTTCGTTTATGGTCATGGCTCGTCTTTGATGATGCACCTTTTCGAGGAAAAGCTTTATGAGTAGGTGTGACACATGATGCCCTTTTGGAAGAATGGCGGGATGTTTGACATGAGGATGAAGTGCTGATTGGTTCAGTCTTCCTATGACCCTTATAATCATTGTCATCAGTAAACGGATTTAACTTATAGAACCTTGTAGACTGGTTCACATTCACATCTTTCTTTTGTTTCAAAGACTTGTGGTATGAACTTTCTCCGTACCCCAACACGCTAGCATATGATGCAGCTCATAGCGTAGAATACTGCATTTGCCAAACCATCATCAAAATTACGTTTTATAAACGTCACCGTAGATTCAGCAAACTTTCTTCGCCTTGTGCAGCAAGATGTTTATGCCCGAAGTTTGCAGATCCAGGAGAGAGATCAGAACAGGTGAACCTTTATGCGAAACACTGATGGTGATGTTTCCATGTTATTGTTTTCCCACCACAGGAACCCAAGATAGTCTTGATCCTTTGGAGCAACATGGAATTGATGGAACATACGTTCCACATCATACATGATGGCTACTTGTCCTTTCCGAATACGACACAAGACTTCTACCAGAGTATTTGTGAGGTCAGAGCCAGTCAGTAGATGCTCATTAAGagatgtattctgaaatcttctATTTCATGAAGGCCATGTAATCCTCACAGTACTTTTCATCCTTTTTTAGCCGTTTCTCCAGACATTTGAATCGATGTTCTGCACAAGCTCTGTTATTTGGCAAACTCGGTCTCTCTTCTTTAAAAGGCAATGGCATTTCAAAGTGACCATCCGCTTTTTGTTTGATGCCTTTCCTTAACTTTGCCAAAAAACATTGATCATCCTGTGACATTGTGACTTCTTCACTATCCTTTTCTATAAAATCTGACTCAAAGACCTTCATTATGTATGCTGGCATGACTATTTCCTTGACTTTGTTTCTACACACAAAGTAGACTTCAGATATACCTTTGCAAGATGGCCAACAGCTGGTAGGATCTGCCACATGATGATTCGATGACTAACTCTGATTTTGTCTTCATAGTAATTATCAGAAGTGTTGCAGCCAATGATGATCCAACCCAACACAGATTTTTGTGCAAATGGTTGACTTTCTTCACCACTAAGAACTTCTCTGGGAAGTAATGCCAGAGGACAATTATAGCCAGTTAACAATCCTACCTCGCAGTCAAGTTTAGGAGAcattttatctacaaggtgttccAAGTGGGGCCAGTTCTTTGCAATTTCACAGGAGGGAATGTGAGATCTATTTGTGGGTATGTAGCTTCTGGTATAGGTTGTAGGAAGGTTGATTTTCATGTCAGACCCGATGCCTCTTACTTGAAGTCCATTCAGCTTGTGGCTGGTCACAATCATGATTTTGGATGTTATTGTGGAAATCTTGAGCCTAATAGGTTCTTTTTTGCATTCAGTGATTTTGTTATGTCCTCCAAGATGAAAGTAGTGTCGCTCTGAGTGTCAAGCAAAGCATACACTAAAATATCTTTCTCTGGTTCTGCTAGAGGTGACACATATACTGGAATGATTGATTAAGTATAAGAATTGTTTATTTCTTGAACAACTCAGTTTGAAGTCACATTGGTTGACTCTTGCATCATTTTTTCTGTTGCATCTTGCATAAATGTTTCCATCTGTATGTTCTTGGTTTTCCCTTGACTGCTCTTGATTTTTACATTGTTCTTTGTTCCTTGTTCTTTGTACTTGATCGCATTTTTCTCTATCTTGATGTAGGCATGTTGGGTGAAGCCTTTCACATTTGTCACATACACTTCTAGAAGTGCAGTTTTTGGAGTTATGACCACTGTTAAGGCAGCCGAAGCACAACTTCTCTAACTGCACAAACTTCACCCTCTCTTCAACTGGTCTTTCCATAAGTCTGCGACATTTGTGAGGCGTGTGGCCACGTTGGTAGGTTCTTACATTCAATTAATGTCTGAAAAGACAGCTTCCAGTCATTATATCTAAGAGGGTCTCCTGAAAAAACACAGGGTTCTGAAATAGGAATCCTGTTGCTGTTTTCACAAGGTCATTAGATGTTTCATGAAGTAAATAGTGATGTTGAGGGACAGATGCTTGAGTGCATGGAGCTTGTTGACAAACATCAAAGGGTAGGTTTTAAGTATCTGACACTCCAGTGGGCATCAATGGctgaaaaagagaaacaggattGTTGTATTGAGCAGTGTAACCCTTTTTCCTTGTTGAAAAAGAGGAGtagtattaaaatgaaaagaatattCAATATACCACTTTTGCCTGCTAGTGGTCTAAGAGAGGGGTCCATCTCTTGAAGCATTAAAGGTTAGATGGATaaagataacaaaaaataaacattacaccAGCAGGATAACAAGGAAGTGACTTACACAGACATATCTtgggtaaaataaatgtaaacttgtATAAAAATTAACTGAACTGTAATGTTTGACGGTTTAGTGTACAAATCTTTTTAAGtactaaacaaaattaaaatattaaaaatacattaattaaatgggtccaaaattcataaaattttggtcaaaaatgttattcttattgcaaacacatatatatatttaaccttttgaaaaaaaaacctgttttgtATCACTACCCTTCTTATGTGCAACATGAGTCAAAAAttacccgcattcattttctatggtaagtcatgtatggctgagtgtttctatgatatattttagcaataaattaattcagtcattcaatATCCACAggattcctcaattaacttgttttaaatcatagtacacccttttttttttttttttccttttttacgttttGAATAAAACGTTTTTTGGTATCACTACTCCTCTAATGTAAGTACATTGGTAGGCCATTTAGCAaaaatggtatttttgtgataatgatattcctAGGGACAATAACATgaagtatttaatttatttaaagaataaactcCTTAAACCAAATAAATAGTAAAGGTTTATATAGTACAACaatttcaaacattcagtagacacataaaactgtaaaccattt includes the following:
- the LOC125801144 gene encoding zinc finger protein 585B-like isoform X2, whose product is MKPSLDMEKHQHSVKSFTKQSDLKKHQRIHTGEKLYHCSDCGKSFTEQSALKKHQRIHTGEKPYHCSDCGKSFTQQSTLKKHQRIHTGEKPYYCSDCGKSFNRQSHLQQHQRIHTGEKPYHCSDCGKSFNQQSNLKSHQRIHTGEKPYHCSDCGKIFTTQSDLKQHQRIHTGEKPYHCSDCRKSFITQSKLKIHQRIHTGEKPYYCSDCGKSFNRLETVKRHQRIHTGEKPHHCSDCGNSFTEQSALKIHQRIHTGEKPHHCSDCGKSFTEQSALKKHQRIHTGEKPYHCSDCGKSFNQQSNLKIHQRIHTGEKPYHCSDCGKSFTKQSNLKSHQRIHTGEKPYHCSDCGKSFNQQSHLKKHQRIHTGEKNVPNLSHGN